Proteins from a genomic interval of Gadus macrocephalus chromosome 2, ASM3116895v1:
- the nupr1b gene encoding nuclear protein 1b, with amino-acid sequence MSFVDVKNLEPSKFEEKYYDEYEYYNLTDKYTGSAARKGRTKKESSDNTNRPNPGGHERKILEKLQNSEKKAKQ; translated from the exons ATGAGTTTCGTCGACGTGAAAAACCTTGAGCCATCTAAATTTGAAGAGAAGTATTACgatgaatatgaatattataACCTGACGGACAAATACACAG GAAGCGCTGCCCGCAAGGGAAGGACCAAGAAGGAGTCGAGCGACAACACCAACAGACCCAACCCCGGTGGACACGAACGGAAAATACTGGAAAAGCTGCAGAACAGCGAGAAGAAAGCCAAACAGTGA